The following are encoded in a window of Spirochaetaceae bacterium genomic DNA:
- a CDS encoding OmpH family outer membrane protein, protein MNFTKIFACAIFLTAGLALQAQSTPVVTRIAVVDLQTVFNSTSQHSPSMQRLEELRVRLEEDIRSRQEAIQLLIEQRTEANLEGNTREVNNLNRQITQRENELQQFHQNAQRQLDSARAAVQVDDEHRNIIHRAIINIANRAGYSLVIANGGNILYWSPQVDITADVINLVNSMLN, encoded by the coding sequence ATGAATTTTACAAAGATTTTTGCCTGCGCTATTTTTCTTACAGCCGGTTTAGCTTTACAGGCACAAAGCACCCCCGTTGTAACCAGAATTGCGGTAGTAGATTTACAAACTGTTTTTAACAGCACCAGCCAGCACAGCCCCTCTATGCAGCGTTTAGAAGAATTACGCGTGCGGTTAGAAGAAGATATTAGAAGCCGCCAAGAGGCTATCCAGTTATTAATTGAGCAAAGAACCGAAGCCAACCTAGAGGGTAACACGCGTGAGGTTAATAACCTTAACCGCCAAATTACCCAGCGCGAAAACGAACTGCAGCAGTTTCATCAAAATGCTCAAAGGCAACTGGATAGTGCCCGTGCCGCCGTACAAGTTGATGACGAACACCGTAATATTATCCACCGGGCCATCATCAACATTGCTAACCGTGCCGGTTATAGTTTAGTTATTGCTAACGGCGGTAACATTTTGTACTGGAGCCCGCAAGTTGATATAACGGCCGATGTTATTAACTTAGTAAACAGTATGCTTAATTAA
- the bamA gene encoding outer membrane protein assembly factor BamA, with protein MLKNYLKIVALLIVASPLLAQDSPWGLTIANISFSGLNNINQSEVNGITNPFRGQPLTPDVVNTIETALRNTGFFYTIDTQIAPGSQTATHIALLIVVEERPLIDNIRFVGNRRIRTNELVRQSALRRRTPFSVAAVQAGNAALLTHYHENGYFEAAVSFDYTINSNNLVDITFTINEGMPEVVRQITFEGVNQLTAGNNDNRLRQLTRILQQQTPGLFRQRGLFNRAFIPEDMATINLFYRSFGFLDVTVSQPEVVRTINSRAETIDITLVYTINEGRRWNFGGVTLVGNNVFSNEELYPIFNIDPANLPQQTRLNNVSGLNVGEVIDYTRFRQALINLQMLYSNAGYIFNQYNFNEDGFRNEAEGSVSYTITITEFDRAHIENVSINGNTKTRDHVILRDIPFIPGETFSQNKLIQAYNNLMATGYFESVTPTLSFGSEIGLVDINIEVEEGSTLQLNFSISIGGMDGSFPVSGMIGLQETNFLGYGYSLGVNLSGNHREQEVSFNFFNPRVFDSRFGLGFNVFYRHRIQSVAQASTTPSTTGQNIPAPFTGAYVFRRPETVNGVEYRAGDFFPGEPSAEQIRELGLIRDFQFFHNNSELYNMDYHQHEIGFGISTGYRVAMPSFFPGFFRVGTGFDVGWTYITYDAYSFTPAFSSLRDAHRSWVFNDGLWLRLSWDALNNPAMPTRGFILSQHFYLAGGHLGGFRTFLRSQTRFDYHHQFPAIRFGSDENAYSMQWGLRFRTAWNWIGDQFGMEMVDAFNSYFRLDGMFVGRGWADTSPVGRIFWDNSLEFRLPVLGRFIWWDTFLDAHFLWGDTEELRNTGGWHNNFYGAIGTGFRVAIPSFPISFYLIKRFQFEEGGGINWNPGLNPTFPNQGLDIAITFSVDIY; from the coding sequence ATGTTAAAAAATTACTTAAAGATTGTCGCCTTGCTTATTGTGGCCAGCCCTTTGCTGGCACAGGATAGCCCTTGGGGTTTAACTATTGCCAATATAAGCTTTAGCGGCCTAAACAATATTAACCAAAGTGAAGTTAACGGCATTACCAACCCTTTTCGCGGCCAGCCTTTAACCCCCGATGTGGTAAATACCATCGAAACTGCCCTGCGCAATACCGGCTTTTTTTATACGATAGATACCCAAATTGCCCCCGGTAGCCAAACCGCTACCCATATTGCCTTGCTTATTGTAGTAGAAGAACGGCCGCTTATCGATAACATTCGGTTTGTGGGTAACCGCCGTATCCGTACTAACGAACTGGTTAGGCAATCGGCTTTACGCCGGCGCACACCGTTCAGCGTAGCCGCAGTGCAAGCCGGCAATGCCGCTTTATTAACCCATTACCACGAAAATGGATACTTTGAGGCTGCCGTTAGTTTTGATTACACTATTAACAGTAACAACTTAGTAGATATTACCTTTACCATTAACGAAGGCATGCCCGAAGTAGTTAGGCAAATTACCTTTGAAGGGGTAAACCAGCTAACGGCCGGTAATAACGATAACAGGCTTAGGCAGCTTACTCGTATTTTGCAGCAGCAAACACCGGGTTTATTCCGCCAGCGCGGTCTTTTTAACCGGGCCTTTATCCCCGAAGATATGGCTACCATCAATCTTTTTTACCGTAGTTTTGGTTTTTTAGATGTAACTGTTAGCCAGCCCGAAGTAGTTCGCACCATTAACAGCCGGGCCGAAACTATCGATATTACTTTAGTTTATACCATTAACGAAGGCCGCCGCTGGAACTTTGGCGGGGTTACCTTAGTGGGCAATAATGTTTTTAGCAATGAAGAACTTTACCCTATTTTTAACATCGACCCGGCCAATTTACCGCAGCAAACCCGCCTTAACAATGTAAGCGGCCTTAATGTGGGTGAGGTTATCGACTATACCCGTTTTAGGCAAGCTTTAATTAATTTACAAATGCTTTACAGCAATGCCGGTTATATTTTTAACCAATATAATTTTAACGAAGACGGCTTTAGGAACGAAGCTGAGGGCAGCGTAAGTTATACCATTACCATTACCGAATTTGACCGGGCGCACATCGAAAATGTAAGTATTAACGGCAACACCAAAACGCGCGACCACGTTATTTTGCGCGATATTCCTTTTATCCCCGGCGAAACCTTTAGTCAAAACAAACTTATTCAGGCTTACAACAACTTAATGGCTACCGGTTACTTTGAGAGTGTAACACCAACTTTAAGTTTTGGCAGCGAGATTGGCCTTGTCGATATTAATATTGAAGTAGAAGAAGGTTCTACCCTACAGCTAAACTTTAGCATTAGCATAGGCGGTATGGACGGCAGCTTCCCGGTTTCCGGTATGATTGGCCTGCAGGAAACTAACTTTTTAGGCTACGGTTACAGCTTAGGGGTTAATCTATCGGGTAACCACCGGGAGCAAGAGGTATCGTTTAACTTTTTTAACCCGCGCGTTTTTGATAGCCGCTTTGGTTTAGGTTTTAACGTTTTTTACCGCCACCGTATCCAAAGTGTGGCGCAGGCTAGCACTACCCCCAGCACGACAGGCCAAAATATCCCGGCTCCGTTTACCGGCGCTTATGTTTTTAGACGACCCGAAACCGTTAATGGTGTAGAGTACCGGGCCGGCGACTTTTTCCCCGGCGAACCTAGTGCCGAGCAAATCCGCGAGTTAGGTTTAATCCGCGACTTTCAGTTTTTTCATAACAACAGCGAACTGTATAATATGGATTACCACCAGCACGAAATTGGCTTTGGTATTAGCACCGGTTATCGTGTAGCTATGCCCAGCTTTTTTCCGGGCTTCTTCCGTGTGGGCACCGGGTTTGATGTAGGCTGGACTTACATTACCTACGATGCCTACAGTTTTACGCCGGCCTTTAGCAGCCTGCGTGATGCCCACCGCAGCTGGGTATTTAACGATGGTCTTTGGTTACGTTTAAGCTGGGACGCTTTAAATAACCCCGCTATGCCTACCAGAGGGTTTATCCTTTCGCAGCATTTTTATTTGGCCGGCGGCCATTTAGGCGGCTTCCGTACCTTTTTACGCAGCCAAACAAGGTTTGACTATCATCACCAATTCCCGGCTATTCGTTTTGGCAGCGATGAAAACGCTTATTCTATGCAGTGGGGACTACGTTTCCGTACCGCATGGAACTGGATAGGCGACCAATTTGGTATGGAGATGGTAGATGCCTTTAATAGTTACTTTAGGTTAGATGGTATGTTTGTAGGACGGGGCTGGGCCGATACCAGCCCGGTAGGCCGCATTTTTTGGGATAATAGCCTAGAGTTTAGGTTACCGGTATTAGGCCGCTTTATTTGGTGGGACACCTTTTTAGATGCGCACTTTTTATGGGGTGATACCGAAGAACTGCGTAACACCGGCGGCTGGCATAACAACTTTTACGGAGCCATTGGAACAGGTTTTAGGGTGGCTATTCCTAGCTTTCCTATCTCTTTTTACCTTATTAAACGCTTTCAGTTTGAAGAGGGCGGTGGTATTAACTGGAACCCCGGTTTAAACCCAACCTTTCCTAATCAAGGCTTAGATATTGCCATTACCTTTTCAGTTGATATTTACTAA